From the genome of Puniceicoccales bacterium:
ACAGCCATTCTCAAAATTTATCCTGGTATTTGCAATGTCTTCACTCGCCGATAGAACTTTTACACCGATGGCATCGATTTTTTTGATCTTTGAATGGACTAACTCCAGAACCACACCAAGATCGTGTATCATAAGATCAAGAACCACACCAACTTCTGATCCTCTTGGACTATAAGGCGCCAATCGATCCGCTGTTATAAATCTAGGATCATCGGCAGTCTTACCTAAAAATTCCATCACAGGATTATAGTGTTCTATGTGGCCGACCTGGATGATGTTTCCATTCTTCTTGGCGGCATCTAAAATCGACGACGCCTCAGATAAAGAGGAACATAGAGGTTTTTCTATCAACAAATGGCAATTCTTACTCAACAACCTAAGTGCCACATCGCAATGTTTATCCGTGGGAACAACCACACTCACCGCGTCACAGGCTTCGCCTAATTCCTCAATCGATGTAAAATTTCCACAGCCATAGGATTTAGAAATTTCCTTTGCCCGATCGTGATTGCTATCACATATGCCAATTAACTCACACCCACTCAACGAGTTATATATTCTCGCATGATGTTGTCCAAGATGGCCGACCCCAACGACACCGCACTTCAATAGCGAAGTCATCTTTTTCGACCCAAAGTATTCTGATCAATCCAATGCCTCAATACAGGCGGAATTTTCACTGTGCCATCTTGCTGTAAGTTATTCTCTAACAACGCCGCAAGCACCCGAGGCACCGCCAAAGCAGAACCATTCAGTGTATGGACAAATTCCAGCTTGCCGGACTCCTTCGATCTAAACCTCATGCCGGCGCGTCGAGCCTGAAAATCGGTGAAATTGCTGCAACTTGAAACCTCAAGCCATCGACCCTGCCCACCAGCAAAAACTTCCAAGTCATACTGCTTGCTGTGCGGAAATCCCATGTCCCCGGTGCATATGTCCAGCACCCTATAGGGCAGATCAAGTTTCTGTAAAAGACTCTCCGCGTTTGACTTAAGCTTCTCCAATTCATCGAAACTATTATTCGGATTAGCCCATTTTACCAGCTCAACCTTGTCAAATTGATGCAGTCGATTTAAACCGCGCACATCCTTTCCCCAACTGCCAGCCTCCCGTCGAAAACATGGCGTGTAGGCACACCGACGCACCGGCAACTCCTCCTCGTTAAATATCTCGTTCCTGAAAAAATTCGTAACCGGCACCTCGGCTGTGGGAATGCAGTAATAATCATCCACATTCGCGTGATACATTTGTCCTTCTTTATCAGGCAGTTGCCCCGTCGCCATGGCGCTATCTGCATTTACTAAAATCGGCGGCATGAATTCAACATATCCATTTTTTCTCGCCTCGTCTAAAAAAAACGATATTAGCGCCCGAACCAATCGCGCCATATCTCCTATGTAAAACGGAAAGCCGGAGCCTGTAACCTTCACTCCCCGAGGGAAATCCAGATAATCGCCAAACCAGTGAATGTCGTAATGAGGCACAGAAAATTTCGGTATTTTTTTCAAATCGCCCCAGCTATAAACGATCCGATTCTCTGCCTCATTTTTTCCCACCGGCACAGAGGAATGAGGCACATTAGGTATGTTCAAATACAACGACTTCCAATACTCTTCTAGCCTTTTAAACTCCAAATCCAACTTCCCTATCTGGTCAGATATCAACCTCAATTCCGTGACTTTTTCGCAAAACTCTGCTGACCTTTTCTCGAGCTTCGCCATACTATCGTTGGCAGCATTCTGCCTCGCCCGCAAATCCTCTATTTCCGCCAACATTTCCCGACGCTTCCTGTCCGTTGTCAAAAATCCATCCAGATCACACCGGAATTTTTTCTTGGAAATACCATCTTTTACTTCCTCGGAATACTCACGTATATATTTCAAATCCAACATGTTATAATACTTCTAAATTTTTATTCGCCATCGACTTTCGGTTTTTAGCACCAAGTCGCCGCAGTTCTTCACATTGAGAAATTAAGCCACCATTGCCATTTATTTTTGGCAAAATTTTAGCAGAAAACTGATCATTGACCTTCAAAAACAACCGATTTAAATCTTCCATTGCCTCGAACAACCCAACGCATTTATCATAGAGTCGTCCTCCACGTTCGGCGATTTCCTTGGCATTTTCATTCTGCTTCTCAACCTGCCACATGGATTTTATAAGCCTCAATGTCAGGAATAAAGTAGATGGGTATACTGGTATAACTCCTTTATCTCGAGCATATTGCGCCACATCACGACCACCAAATTGGCTAGCTTGAGCTTCGTTAAAATAGGCCGCAGTCACATAGGCCGACTCGATGGGAATAAACATCAACAAAAACGGGCAAATCTCCACATTGCCCTCCATATCATGATACTTGGCCACCTCGTCGATATGTTTCTTGATCGATATCCTGTGCTCATTCAATGACTTAGATTTTTCTACATCGCTGGTCGCATTCACAAATCTCTCATAGGCTGAAAGCGACACCTTGGCATCTATCAGCACCCATTGATTCTGTGGCAGCTTAACCAAAAAATCTGGCTTTGCCACGGCATTGTTCAGCTTTAAATTCATGCCACTGCCCTGGCATATGAAATCACCGCACTGCTTCGATAACCCAGCACTTTCCAGCAGATTTTCCAACTGAATTTCTCCAAAATCACCCTGGACTTTCGAATCACAACGCAGTGCATTGGTGAGATTTGAAGCCTCGGTCTGCATTTTTTCAACATTTTCAAACAACACCTTCAATTGACAGGCAAGTTCTGTCCTGGATTTCGATTCTGGTAAAAAAATATCGCGCTTAAACGAATCGAATTCCGCCTTTATCTTATCCACCATAGCGCCAATTTCCTTGGTTGTCTCCTCGGAAAATTTTGATTTCTTTGCCTCAAGAATCTCCTGGGAGAGATTGCGAAGCTCAATCTTAAGTCGTTCTCGTCCATCTTCTATTTGTACCTTTGTTGCCTCCAACGCTGCATTTTTATTACACAGCTCCGTGGCCTGACTTCTAAGCTCAGCCAATGCCATCGCCTGTTCATTAAGTCGTTGCTCAGCAACCACTAACCTGCCATACAGCTCAGACTTCTGTTTCAAATATTCATCCCGCTCGCATCGAACTTGCTCCAAAGTTTTTCCAATGGAACCTAACTGATCATTGTACCTGCCATGGCTCAATATACAGACAATCACCACCGAAATTAATGCGGTAGACAAAAACCCAAGCAACAAAGCCATAGTAAAATTCAGCTGGGGTTCAATGAACGCTCCATGGTCTCAAATTTTTTCATGCATTCCGGCAATTTCTTCATTGCCGACATCTGTCTAATGAAATCATCATATTTTCTTGCCGGAGATCCAATTATAATGCCTTCACCTTCAACATCTTTTGTCACGCCTGCCTGGGCACAAATCTTGACACCATCGCCAATGGACAAATGGCCAGCAATACCTGCTTGCCCACCAATCATCACATAATTGCCAAGCTTACTACTACCAGCTATGCCGGCCTGGGCAACAATTATACATCCTGCACCTATCTGCACATTGTGCGCCACCTGTACAAGATTATCTATTTTCGTACCACGACCAATGATAGTCGACGCGATCCTTCCTCGATCTATGGTGGTATTTGCGCCGATGTCAACCTCATCTTCAATGATCACATTTCCAATATGCGAGATTCTATTATGTTTTCCATCGACCATTTCATAACCAAATCCATTGGAACCAATTACAGCACCTGAACATATCCTAACATTTCTACCAATCACAGATCGTGCCATTATGGTAACATTCGGATCAATCACTGTATTTTCCCCGATCTCTGTATCACAACCGATGAAAGTGCCAGCTCCTATGATCACCTTATCCGCAATCTTAGCACCTTCTTCTATAACAACTTTCGGCCCAATTGCCAAGGAATTTCCAAGCTTCACTGATCCATGAATTATGGCAGTTTCATCGATGCCACTGTAAGTATTATGGTATAAAATCTTCTCAATTTTTTCACAAATTAAACCCATGCTATAGGATGGATTGCGACAAAGCACAAATATTTGTCCTTCTTTTGGAAATAGTTGTATATTACCAGGCACCAAAACCATCGATGCCGATGTATTCTGCAAATCAGCTAAATATTCTTTGCTCCTGCAGAACGACAAATCACCGGGGCCTGCTTCATC
Proteins encoded in this window:
- the serS gene encoding serine--tRNA ligase translates to MLDLKYIREYSEEVKDGISKKKFRCDLDGFLTTDRKRREMLAEIEDLRARQNAANDSMAKLEKRSAEFCEKVTELRLISDQIGKLDLEFKRLEEYWKSLYLNIPNVPHSSVPVGKNEAENRIVYSWGDLKKIPKFSVPHYDIHWFGDYLDFPRGVKVTGSGFPFYIGDMARLVRALISFFLDEARKNGYVEFMPPILVNADSAMATGQLPDKEGQMYHANVDDYYCIPTAEVPVTNFFRNEIFNEEELPVRRCAYTPCFRREAGSWGKDVRGLNRLHQFDKVELVKWANPNNSFDELEKLKSNAESLLQKLDLPYRVLDICTGDMGFPHSKQYDLEVFAGGQGRWLEVSSCSNFTDFQARRAGMRFRSKESGKLEFVHTLNGSALAVPRVLAALLENNLQQDGTVKIPPVLRHWIDQNTLGRKR
- the lpxD gene encoding UDP-3-O-(3-hydroxymyristoyl)glucosamine N-acyltransferase, with the protein product MKWKFSLNEIISIIDPEGVIGRSSVSINRVASLDEAGPGDLSFCRSKEYLADLQNTSASMVLVPGNIQLFPKEGQIFVLCRNPSYSMGLICEKIEKILYHNTYSGIDETAIIHGSVKLGNSLAIGPKVVIEEGAKIADKVIIGAGTFIGCDTEIGENTVIDPNVTIMARSVIGRNVRICSGAVIGSNGFGYEMVDGKHNRISHIGNVIIEDEVDIGANTTIDRGRIASTIIGRGTKIDNLVQVAHNVQIGAGCIIVAQAGIAGSSKLGNYVMIGGQAGIAGHLSIGDGVKICAQAGVTKDVEGEGIIIGSPARKYDDFIRQMSAMKKLPECMKKFETMERSLNPS
- a CDS encoding Gfo/Idh/MocA family oxidoreductase; this encodes MTSLLKCGVVGVGHLGQHHARIYNSLSGCELIGICDSNHDRAKEISKSYGCGNFTSIEELGEACDAVSVVVPTDKHCDVALRLLSKNCHLLIEKPLCSSLSEASSILDAAKKNGNIIQVGHIEHYNPVMEFLGKTADDPRFITADRLAPYSPRGSEVGVVLDLMIHDLGVVLELVHSKIKKIDAIGVKVLSASEDIANTRINFENGCVANINASRVSEKKVREIRIFQKNTYISLDFMNQAGHMFRKTRLGLEKEIVPIEKDEPLKLELESFVKCVVSRGTPKVDISLGYRVLEVAIEITRKIHDLGL
- the rmuC gene encoding DNA recombination protein RmuC — protein: MALLLGFLSTALISVVIVCILSHGRYNDQLGSIGKTLEQVRCERDEYLKQKSELYGRLVVAEQRLNEQAMALAELRSQATELCNKNAALEATKVQIEDGRERLKIELRNLSQEILEAKKSKFSEETTKEIGAMVDKIKAEFDSFKRDIFLPESKSRTELACQLKVLFENVEKMQTEASNLTNALRCDSKVQGDFGEIQLENLLESAGLSKQCGDFICQGSGMNLKLNNAVAKPDFLVKLPQNQWVLIDAKVSLSAYERFVNATSDVEKSKSLNEHRISIKKHIDEVAKYHDMEGNVEICPFLLMFIPIESAYVTAAYFNEAQASQFGGRDVAQYARDKGVIPVYPSTLFLTLRLIKSMWQVEKQNENAKEIAERGGRLYDKCVGLFEAMEDLNRLFLKVNDQFSAKILPKINGNGGLISQCEELRRLGAKNRKSMANKNLEVL